A DNA window from Drosophila biarmipes strain raj3 chromosome 2R, RU_DBia_V1.1, whole genome shotgun sequence contains the following coding sequences:
- the LOC108036534 gene encoding uncharacterized protein LOC108036534 — protein MNTTFKVARMSLNRCWRFASNKARSPVPSLRRLPVASGQRRRFADRYTFDDKTQEQIEGMKRNVDEAEVPKESPWRDGEWTADFPERLDELGYESHCNDRLYIAKNKFRHEQEQYKMEREERREEAQKRIQSHFAHNSQQPDQDTVRRRTIMQDPADHQRRQEAIIEQNRRKWQSRPESRRETNTSGITYRPEARKQRYMEEQLQRQSEQAEEKEDSATVVYDPNRPTAEWMKRQKDADEAQYWHSWHTCPSSREPETTEEVKPHLKRKKVVGIPPSYPRDYQRRGYHQIVPPVLKAKTIVLLPKRRPSGIDKQFHKFARKQATLWHQDFQEPKDNAEPVTKPQVLPEKQGKKKPKRKEDRRSVEPPRFRMVVKTRTPVPRPSTPVCSYSGQLDVPPAIAGPSVYMGSLRKPAPEAWRTFSTASTQ, from the coding sequence ATGAATACCACTTTTAAAGTGGCTCGGATGAGCCTGAATCGGTGTTGGCGATTCGCTAGCAATAAGGCGAGGAGTCCAGTTCCCAGTTTGCGGCGATTGCCGGTGGCCTCCGGCCAAAGGCGTCGCTTTGCCGATCGGTATACCTTCGACGACAAGACCCAGGAGCAAATTGAGGGCATGAAAAGGAATGTGGATGAGGCTGAGGTGCCCAAGGAGTCTCCCTGGCGCGATGGCGAGTGGACTGCCGATTTTCCCGAGCGTCTGGATGAGCTGGGCTACGAGTCGCACTGCAACGATCGCCTGTACATAGCCAAGAACAAGTTCCGTCACGAGCAGGAGCAGTACAAGATGGAACGCGAAGAGCGTCGCGAAGAGGCCCAGAAGAGGATCCAAAGTCACTTCGCCCACAACAGCCAGCAACCGGACCAGGACACCGTTCGCCGGCGCACCATTATGCAGGATCCCGCCGACCATCAGAGGAGACAGGAGGCCATCATCGAGCAGAATCGCCGCAAGTGGCAGAGTCGTCCGGAATCGAGGAGGGAGACGAATACCTCGGGCATTACCTATCGTCCCGAAGCCCGTAAGCAAAGGTACATGGAGGAGCAGTTGCAGAGGCAGTCCGAGCAAGCCGAGGAAAAGGAAGACAGTGCCACTGTGGTCTACGATCCCAATCGTCCCACTGCTGAGTGGATGAAGAGGCAAAAGGACGCGGACGAGGCGCAGTACTGGCACTCCTGGCACACCTGTCCCAGTTCCCGGGAGCCGGAGACCACGGAGGAGGTGAAGCCCCACCTCAAGCGCAAGAAGGTGGTGGGCATTCCGCCCTCCTATCCACGGGACTACCAGCGACGTGGCTATCACCAGATAGTGCCGCCAGTACTGAAGGCCAAGACCATAGTACTACTGCCCAAACGACGACCCTCTGGCATCGACAAGCAGTTCCACAAGTTTGCCCGGAAACAGGCCACACTTTGGCATCAGGATTTTCAGGAGCCCAAGGACAATGCCGAACCCGTGACGAAGCCCCAGGTTCTGCCCGAGAAGCAGGGCAAAAAGAAGCCCAAGAGGAAGGAGGATCGCCGATCTGTGGAGCCCCCACGATTCCGGATGGTCGTCAAAACCCGTACCCCCGTTCCCCGTCCCTCGACCCCCGTGTGCAGCTATTCCGGACAGCTGGACGTGCCACCGGCAATCGCGGGACCCAGTGTCTACATGGGGTCCCTTCGTAAACCCGCCCCCGAGGCCTGGCGGACCTTCTCCACTGCCAGCACCCAATGA